A genome region from Manis pentadactyla isolate mManPen7 chromosome 5, mManPen7.hap1, whole genome shotgun sequence includes the following:
- the ZNF335 gene encoding zinc finger protein 335 isoform X3: protein MEENEVESSSDAAPGPGRPEEPSESGLGVGSSEAVSADSSDAAATPAPAEADDSGVGQSSDRGSSSLEEVSESSSSTDTLPHGYLPDSSSVSHGPVAGVTGGPPALVHSSELPDPNMVVSDCTASSSDLGSAIDKIIESTIGPDLIQSCITVTSAEDGGAETARYLILQGPDDGAPMTSPMSSCTLAHSLGAIEALADGPTSTSTCLEPPEEALGGSSSPAHPPPRSGAEEPDLQSLEAMMEVVVVQQFKCKMCQYRSSTKATLLRHMRERHFRPAAAGKKGRLRKWGASTKTQEEEGPEEEEDDDIVDAGAIDDLEEDSDYNPAEDEPRGRQLRPQRPAPSTLRPRRRPGRPRKLPRLEASDLPDGVEGEPLVSSQSGQSPPEPQDPEAPSSSGPGHLVALSKASRALVEPGVSQSDAENAAPSCQDEPDAPPRRRGRPSRRFLGKKYRKYYYKSPKPLLRPFLCRICGSRFLSHEDLRFHVNSHEAGDPQLFKCLQCSYRSRRWSSLKEHMFNHVGSKPYKCDECSYTSVYRKDVIRHAAVHSRDRKKRPDPAPKLSSFPCPVCGRVYPMQKRLTQHMKTHSTEKPHMCDKCGKSFKKRYTFKMHLLTHIQAVANRRFKCEFCEFVCEDKKALLNHQLSHVSDKPFKCSFCPYRTFREDFLLSHVAVKHTGAKPFACEFCHFSTRHKKNLRLHVRCRHASNFEEWGRRHPEEPPSRRRPFFSLQQIEELKQQHSAAPALGPPSSSPGAPEVPPETAPFQSPEAPPLLCSDTLSGATIIYQQGAEESTAMATQTALDLLLNMSAQRELGGPALQVAVVKSEDVGSELASTAGQPSPAGAAPQVVTLHVAEPGGSVTAESQLGPPDLQQITLAPGPFGGTGYSVITAPPMEEGTSAPGTPYSEEPPGEAAQAVVVSDALKEAGTHYIMAADGTQLHHIELTADGSISFPSPDTLVSGAKWPLLQCGGLPKDGPEAEAPSSARTHQVGDPQGSASPPPAANKALGLAVPPLLPSAATASSKKFSCKICAEAFPGRAEMESHKRAHAGPSAFKCPDCPFSARQWPEVRPAPPRSTSPGHRFPTALSVRSHLSCPASAPNHPFYRPTWHSTRACGPTSAASAALPPRTRRICGGTC, encoded by the exons ATGGAGGAGAACGAGGTGGAGAGCAGTAGCGACGCAGCCCCAGGGCCTGGGCGGCCCGAGGAACCCTCTGAGAGCGGCTTGGGTGTGGGCAGCTCGGAAGCCGTGTCTGCCGACAGCAGCGACGCCGCAGCCACCCCGGCGCCGGCGGAGGCTGATGACTCCGGCGTGGGGCAAAGCTCGGACCGTGGCAGCAGCTCTCTG GAGGAGGTATCTGAGAGCAGCTCGAGCACAGACACCCTGCCCCATGGCTACCTCCCTGATTCATCATCTGTGTCCCATGGGCCAGTGGCAGGGGTGACAGGCGGTCCCCCAGCTCTGGTGCACTCCAGTGAACTCCCAGACCCCAACATGGTGGTGTCTGACTGCACAGCTTCTTCCTCGGACCTGGGCTCGGCCATTGACAAGATCATCGAGTCCACCATCGGGCCGGACCTCATCCAGA GCTGCATCACCGTCACCAGTGCTGAGGATGGTGGGGCCGAGACCGCACGGTACCTGATCCTGCAGGGACCAGATGATG GTGCCCCCATGACATCACCAATGTCCAGTTGCACCCTGGCTCATAGCCTAGGAGCCATTGAGGCCCTGGCCGATGGCCCCACATCCACATCCACGTGCCTGGAGCCACCTGAGGAGGCGCTGGGTGGGTCCAGCTCGCCAGCGCACCCACCCCCACGCTCTGGGGCTGAGGAGCCAGACCTGCAGAGCCTGGAGGCCatgatggaggtggtggtggtgcagCAATTCAAGTGCAAGATGTGCCAGTACCGGAGCAGCACCAAGGCCACACTGTTGCGCCACATGCGGGAGCGGCACTTCCGACCAG CAGCAGCTGGTAAGAAGGGACGTCTGAGAAAGTGGGGCGCCTCCACCAAGACCCAGGAGGAAgaggggccagaggaggaggaagatgatgACATCGTAGATGCAGGTGCCATTGACGACCTGGAGG AGGACAGTGACTACAATCCAGCTGAGGATGAGCCTCGGGGTCGGCAGCTACGACCCCAGCGCCCGGCTCCCAGTACACTGAGACCCCGAAGGAGACCTGGCCGGCCTCGGAAGCTGCCTCGCTTGGAGGCCTCAGATCTCCCAGATG GTGTAGAAGGAGAGCCTCTAGTGAGTTCTCAGAGTGGACAGAGCCCTCCAGAGCCACAGGACCCCGAGGCACCTAGTTCCTCGGGCCCAGGGCACCTGGTTGCCCTGAGCAAGGCCAGTAGGGCCCTTGTGGAACCTGGTGTGAGCCAGTCCGATGCAGAGAATGCAGCACCCTCCTGCCAGGATGAGCCTGATGCCCCTCCCCGTCGTCGTGGGCGACCTTCTAGGCGCTTCCTAGGCAAGAAATACCGCAA GTACTATTACAAGTCGCCCAAACCGCTTCTGAGGCCCTTCCTGTGCCGCATCTGCGGCTCCCGCTTCCTGTCCCATGAGGACCTGCGCTTCCATGTCAACTCCCATGAGGCCGGAGACCCCCAGCTCTTCAAGTGCCTGCAGTGCAGCTACCGCTCCCGCCGCTGGTCCTCACTCAAG GAGCACATGTTCAACCATGTGGGCAGTAAGCCCTACAAGtgtgatgaatgcagctacaccAGTGTCTACCGGAAGGATGTCATTCGGCACGCAGCTGTGCACAGCCGGGACCG GAAGAAAAGACCAGATCCG GCCCCGAAGCTGAGCTCCTTCCCCTGCCCTGTGTGTGGCCGTGTCTACCCCATGCAGAAGAGACTCACACAGCACATGAAGACGCATAGCACTGAGAAACCCCACATGTGTGACAAG TGTGGAAAGTCCTTTAAGAAGCGCTACACCTTCAAGATGCACCTACTCACACACATCCAGGCTGTCGCCAACCGCAG GTTCAAGTGCGAATTCTGTGAGTTTGTCTGCGAGGACAAGAAGGCCCTGCTGAACCACCAGCTGTCCCATGTCAGCGATAAGCCATTCAAATGCAGCTTTTGCCCCTATCGCACTTTCCGAGAGGACTTCCTGTTGTCCCATGTGGCCGTCAAGCACACAG GGGCCAAGCCCTTTGCCTGTGAGTTCTGCCACTTCAGCACACGGCACAAGAAGAACCTACGCCTGCATGTGCGGTGCCGACATGCAAGCAACTTCGAGGAATGGGGGCGGCGCCACCCGGAGGAACCCCCCTCCCGCCGTCGCCCCTTCTTCTCTCTGCAGCAGATTGAGGAGCTGAAGCAACAGCATAGTGCAGCCCCAGCCCTTGGACCACCCTCTAGCTCCCCCGGAGCTCCTGAG GTCCCCCCAGAGACAGCCCCTTTCCAGTCACCCGAGGCACCCCCACTGCTGTGTTCTGACACCCTGAGTGGTGCCACCATCATCTACCAGCAAG GAGCTGAGGAGTCAACTGCAATGGCCACACAGACAGCCTTGGATCTGCTGCTGAATATGAGCGCTCAGCGGGAGCTGGGGGGCCCGGCCCTGCAG GTGGCCGTGGTGAAGTCAGAGGATGTGGGGTCAGAGTTAGCATCTACTGCTGGGCAGCCCTCCCCAGCAGGTGCTGCTCCACAAGTGGTGACCCTCCACGTGGCAGAGCCCGGGGGCAGTGTGACAGCTGAGAGCCAACTAGGCCCCCCTGACCTGCAACAGATCACCCTGGCACCCGGTCCATTTGGTGGGACTGGCTACAGCGTCATCACAGCCCCTCCAATGGAGGAGGGGACATCAGCTCCTGGCACACCTTACAG cGAGGAGCCCCCAGGGGAGGCAGCCCAGGCTGTGGTTGTGAGCGACGCCCTTAAAGAAGCTGGCACCCACTACATCATGGCAGCTGACGGGACCCAGTTGCACCACATTGAG CTGACTGCAGATGGTTCCATCTCCTTCCCAAGTCCAGATACCCTGGTCTCTGGAGCCAAATGGCCCCTGCTGCAGTGTGGAGGGCTGCCCAAAGATGGCCCTGAAGCCGAGGCCCCTTCTTCAGCCAGGACCCACCAGGTGGGAGACCCCCAGggctctgcctccccacctcctgcAGCCAACAAAGCCCTGGGCCTGGCAGTGCCTCCCTTGCTGCCATCTGCAGCCACTGCGTCATCAAAGAAGTTTTCCTGCAAGATCTGTGCTGAGGCCTTCCCTGGCCGAGCTGAGATGGAGAGTCACAAACGGGCCCACGCTGGGCCTAGTGCCTTCAAGTGCCCTGACTGCCCTTTCAGTGCCCGCCAGTGGCCTGAGGTCCGG CCAGCCCCTCCCAGATCCACTTCTCCTGGGCATAGGTTCCCGACAGCCCTGTCAGTGAGGAGCCATCTGTCCTGCCCAGCCAGTGCCCCCAACCATCCCTTCTACAGGCCCACATGGCACAGCACTCGAGCCTGCGGCCCCACCAGTGCAGCCAGTGCAGCTTTGCCTCCAAGAACAAGAAGGATCTGCGGCGGCACGTGCTGA